One Hydractinia symbiolongicarpus strain clone_291-10 chromosome 7, HSymV2.1, whole genome shotgun sequence genomic window, TACCGATATACGTATATACATTATGCTAGATAAATTAGAAATCGTCATACAGTGTAATGTGAAAATAGTCAATAATTTAGACGCTACTTTAAACCTTAATGATTCGACGTACCGTCCGTATTAAAACCTGATAATGAAATTCTCTATATAAACAAAGAATCCTATCACCCGCATAGCATCATCAAACAATTACCCCTATCAATTGAGTCGAAGAAGAGTTGAGACGAAGAAGTATTTAACCTATCTGTACTAATTTACAAAGAAGCTTGTAACATCTGGTTTAACTCGCCGTTCAGTTTAATTGTTACTGTTACAAGGTATTTAACTAACCCCCATTAGTTACATACCATTCTATATAtcaaatgtatttttttcacaataaaatTCTAATGTTGCAAGATAGGTATGCCCTTAAAATTTGCTAAGTGTCAAGGGTGAAATTTAGGGAAATAATTATGCAACTGCTAAGCAACCGGACAGGCTAAAATTTTGAAACGTtaatgaatttatatttatatataaactaTACCTTGATAATCTAACAAGCAACGTAcaaagcagttttttaaaagaatgataAGTCTGTTTTGTAACTATTTTATAgataaatattaatttaaagtaTTAATATATCAAGTGTAAGCTGAGTTTTTTTTGCCCTTAGCAAGTAATTCTAGAATGAAAGTTGGAGATGCTTTATATGTAATAACGTGTATTCATTTCTTTCCTCAGCGATTTTACTTTAATTATCATCGTCTTCTACAATTGCTTTTTCCGAATCATGGCGGTAGCAGATTTTAAAGACAGGTTAATGTCAATTAAAGTGTTCCAATGCATGCAATATCCGTCTGCATGACACGTCTCATTTGCATATTCGCCAAAAAAAGTGGCCATAAAGCAGTAATCCATCCACCATGCTCCATAGAATGAAGCGCAGAAATGATCGTTGTCTCGATCATGCGTTGCGAATTGAGTGTTATTGTGGTAATACAGTGAGTCTCCTGCCTGCAATTGTCCAAAATGTGCGACGTACGACCCCACTTTAAGAGTAAAATTTACACCCTGTAAGTGAAATTTATCATAGAAGGCGTAGTACGGCTCTTCTGATGCAAATGTTTTaagtataaaaacaatttcattttcctGTTGTTCAGTTAAATCTTGAATGGGTAGATTTCCGAACCAAAACTCGGAAGTTAAATTGCCAAAACCAAACTTAAAGGCGTCCCAATTTCTCTTAAAGTTCAAGGAACCATCGAATCGTTTCAGGATAACCGTCCAGCCCCCACCGAGGTAATTCATGTCACATAAAACATGTACTCTTTTGTTATTAATGATTACCTGGTAAATGCCGTCATTGGTAAAGCCTGCGTCGTATACATCCTTGCAGTCTCTTGCATTGGCAATAAGAAGTCCAAAAATAGATGGACTAGGATTATCGCACGGGACTTGAAAAAATGTATGAATGTTGACAGCTTGCTCAATGTAAGCGGGTAGCTCAAATGCATTAATTCGAAGTAATTGGCAGTGAACAACATTAGGAGATACTTCAACGCCCACAATGGATTTGCAGTTTCCATTGTCAACAAAGCACGAACCCAAACAATCCTCCACGGCAGTTTCTGTGACCGTCCTGATTACATTAGTCGATGTTGTATTCAATCTTACGTTTGCTGCCCGCTTAAAATGTCCCATCTGTGGACAATCTTGAGCAACATTTTCTgcaaaaagcgacagttttagAAGTACAAGCAATAATTCTTTTAGTGCATGCATTTTGAATAACAGATGTCGCCAGTTGACCATTCCTGTATCAACAGTAAATTGTGGCAATGTTTCTTATTTTATCTTCTTAGTTATCAATCAGAATCAATATTAtacagaattttaaaaaaagatttaaatagcCGCTATACTTTAGTTAACAGTTCTGCATAATGGTTTTAGTTACAACGAAATTATGGGCGTGCAGATTTATTCGTATTATAAAAGACAccttttctatacttttgaaatGATAAAGGTGTTTTCGTAGAGAATTTTGTGTCttctttataaaataataatttacttgATAACACCTGTTGATAATACAAGTTTAAAGcacgaaaaatttaaatttcaaaatttgtaacACCAATTAAAATCATTTTGGTGTAAATagattttgaaatttctcaagTTTTATATAACACAGTCGCAATATCTTAATTCAAAAAGCTTTACCGAGGCTTAAGATTAATCCCCTCCCATTAtactttaagaagaatgtatagCAAGagaatttcaaatttcaaatatttaaGACGTATTAGAAATTCCCAGCAGCATACGTTTCAGACGAGTGTACGAGATATAATTTAGGGCAGGGCGAAATATCAGTTACTGAgatgaaatgtttaaaaatacggGCAAAAATGGTGAGAACGGCGAATCAGATATCCTGATGACAATTTGTATGTTCTTGAAattaatcttaaaaaaattttgaaattccaTGTTAACAATCATgctgtaaaattgataattcGAATAGTAATAATTTCTTAACCAAATATAGTTCAGCAATAAATGTAGCAACATCTGGATATTTTAGCTCAAAAGCATTTGAAACTTCCTTTCATGCttaagattttttgaaaatgctaaTGGTGgctgttttaataaaaaaagaaattaaaaaaaaattataattttggtACAAGCTTTACAAACTTTACTTTAAACCGGGTTGCTATTCATGGTTTACTTCCAAGTGGAtgagttcattttcctttgatgttactGAAAATACGTTTTTTACAAGAATAATTAAAATTCCATTATAACTaattttctattgttctaaGCAAAtggcctattgtttttaacctaaaatctCCCTTTGATATTCtaataaagcatattcttataaaatataaaaagcgtGTACGTCATTTTTGCcgagaaaagccgcgagtttttgtttgtttacattttaaatcaTGTGATCaccataaaataatttttatttgctgaaaaaaaccacgtgattaaataATGTATTTCTATTCGTTGGAAAATCCAAGTTTCTCTTGACGACCAAAGCAGccgtaaatttttgaaattcaggAAGGCGAACGAAGGAAGGAGGTTGCTTGTTACATACCTTTACAAATATCGAAGCAAAACATATTTTATATGCTGTACAACTTTTAACTAATATCGATACTGTTTAGGCACGGAACTCTCAAGCGAATGTACGTAAGTATAATAGTGAAGTTGCGTTTTCTTCTTTTGGAAGAAATCTTCGACCTCCCCCCCTCTGGCCGTGGACCACAATGTTTACGTATCTGCGGTCAAATATGACATCGTATTTGGGATCTTCACCCTCCTGAGGGACAAACTCCTATTTTTAACaaactttatatttatgaagtatGTGGAGCACTAAATGAGAGAATGGTCTGATCCCGAAAAAAATGGCTGTAGAGAAGACGTGACGCAAACTGTTCAGGATGTGATGATCAGCATTAGCTCTTTTGCAGCTGCATACTGGTACATGACTGAATTTAAAGCTGGTGAAATAGCTTAGGCAGCACCTGAAAACCATGTTCAATCAGAAGAATGGATAAAGATGCTGTCTCCGGTAAAGTGGGTGTTGCATTTATTAACTTGCAATTATGTGAAATAAATGTTTAACTGGCATTTAGCGTAACCTTCCAATTAACTAGAATTTTGCACCTGATAAGATTTAAATTTTGGTTTTAGGTTTGAGAAATGGATGAAGTAACCACTAATTCAATACCTCCTTCCTGTAAAGATGTGATAAGTGAAGATTCTCCCTTCAGTATTGTAATagtcatattttaataaagttGCACAAGAAGGTTATTAAAAACTAGTTGAATGAAAAATATTACCTTATAGGGGAAGTAAGCATTTATGCTAACATATTTCCGTACACGCAGCAATTGACTGCTAATATTCACATGGTTTGTTCAGAAGTTAAATTATCTGTTTCAACCATTTCTGTATTGGGTTTAAACGTAGATCAAGAGAATGTATCAGTTTTTGTTCTTAAAGAACATTTGCAGGCATTTTCAGAGTTTTTTTTATGACATTATTAGTTGATTCAGAACCGGGTGGGTTCCTTTGtaataattaatttattaattaatgTATAAACATCAAATAGTTATGTTGTCATTTAAAAAGTGTCACAAACAGGCCACAGACAGAAAAAGGCACACTATGCAAGTCTAACTAGAACTTGCATACAAGGTCTTGCAGTTATAATTTGCAGAACAACTGGTTGTAGCAAAGCATAATAATCCGATAAGGTGTCTAAATTGCTCTCTAGAAAGCACACCTATATTGCACATAAATCACCTACCAAATCTTAGTTTTATAtagaaaacacttttaactttaattttaaacatactAAATGGACCATGTCAGAAGACTTTGAAAGTACACTTTGTTCGGACAGGCTGTGACACATGTTGACCTTATGATTTCATGCTTTTGTCAATGACCGCACTTAGTCTTAATGGCCAGAAAATAATCTTGTATCCAAGTTAAAATATGGCGATATCAAGGTGATATCCTAAAAGTAGCTCTCAATAATCTTTTTATATatgaaatgtgtttttttaccCATTTTGCAACGTGTTACTGTGTGTTTTTGCACATTTTTAATGTCTTTATAATGCAAGatcaaatgtatttagtgagcatttaataatttgaatttttacaaaattgtgTTTGTCCACAATAATGTATATTTATTGTCAACTTTTAATCTTATTGGCTAAAACGatgcattttttctttattttcgaaAAAAGGTgcaataaaaaatttgaattaaaaattgTAGAATACGAAGGAACGCATTTTCGAATTTTACAAAAGCAAAcgaaattgtaaacaaatgaAAAGCCAGAGTGGTTAAAATTAAACAATATGGCACGATTTGCATCATTATAAAGTGATGAAAGCATAAAACTTCACAAAAATATGCACGAAACACTACTGAATCGTTATTGCATTGTACTGCAACCCTTTTGAAGCCGTTACTAGTTTGATTGCATTCCGTTAATCAGTAGAAAACACTTGTGGTTTGTCATCACACTAAGATGTCTCCTTCTCTATTTCTATCCTTCTAGATATAGCTTACAGTTTTTTAATTCGTGTGTAtacaaatatttacgaaatcAATTACTTTGCCTATAAGAAACCTCAAGATGGGTTTCCACTAAAATGAATGCGATCGAACTGATTGATACCGGTTACCGCCAAAACTTACATCTAATTATACCTACGTGatataatttaactgattcaTACGGGAAATTGGCAGTGATGATTGGACAAAAAACCCAACCTAATAGCAACCATAATGGTAgcaactagtatagaaagtgttgcggagaggttgccaaggcaaaggcattaagcacggcaaagtcacggcaaaggcagccaaggaaagaggaagaggaatcagcaaggcaggggtaggcaaggcatgggaggcacaggcaagggcatagtaggcaggcaccagaaaaggcatgggaagggtaggcaaaggcattaagcacggcaagaaaAGGGCACGGCAATGCACGGCaaagcaggcaaggaaacaggaagaggaatcagcaaggcaggggtaggcaaggcatgggacgcACAGGCAAGGTCATAGAAGGCAGGcaacagaaaaggcataggaagggtaggcaatggCAAGgggacggcaaggcaggggcaggcacgttaatagaaactctctccccctacaactcaaagatataCTCAATGTAAAgtattacatttatataaggtcaatatacagtgaatcatcttagcagaattatgtgccaatataatacaacctggttgttgtaggtgcaagataatagTTTTTcatgccctgtccaggattcgaacctggatctctcgtttgcaagagtgtcatagccattagaccaacagtgCGTAATAATgatgtaattttgttaattacatATACTGAAATGTCTAATTAACTaagcttttaaaaaagattgGTCATTATCCATCCATTATCCATTATCCAGGTTCACCTTTCGTTTTAACGGATCGTGTATTTCAGGCTTAATCCCAAAACTTGAGGTGAAACTAAGTATGTCTATAGAAAATTTTCCCAATGTAAAGGAACGACTATTATCAGAACAAactaccttattccatgaaattaacaagTCAAGAAACTAACCCGAATTAAATTAACAATAACATTACGGCAACAGTCGAATCCACGGTAGTGAAGCGGTCTCCTCTATTACAATGCGGTTtggaaatcaaaataaaagtttttgttgtttggaaagacaatgttaaaaatttttaaattttggaagAAGAAGTGGTTTTATCACTTGGATCAGAGTATGAAGATGATACAAaagctatttaaaaaagatctctgaaaaaaaagaacactGTTGAGCTATCGTCCAATTACCTTTGGTGTCGGTAACATGTGACCATGTCAATGTCTATATAAACATTGACAGGAAGTATTATATGTGGAAAAATTAGCGATgttcttttgttgattttgctaagtttttttagtcattctttatatacatttaaaaaatttgtcaagAGCCAACACATTTTGTGGAGCTGGATAAAACTACAAAGACAGATTTTTGAGAATTCTCTTATGATGCTATCTTCTAATCATCTAGCATAAGAGAAAACTTAATAGGCATTTTTATGCTAGTTAAattggtagttttatgctagcttagCTGCTACTGTTGTGCTAGATAGCTTTAGGTGTATGTAAGGGGTTTTCACAACCTTTAAAAAACAGTGATCATACCCTCCActtctttcttgaaaaatctCATCATTTCGCTTCTAGCTGGCTGACTACGTTTAGCACCAtctttaaaacacaacaaaaactccatcgccgtgctaaaaacaCGTTGTCTCGCTCAATCAGATATTTACGAAAATTTACCAACAAATGACCAGATAAAATTACTGGGCAACACTGATAAAATGgcagaatttttttataaatttgatgtatagggacgaaatcgtatagaaatcctatatactctccaccgtgcttacttttcacttatatttggcttatttaatgaggaaatgggcttcgCTACGCTCCGTGTGCTAGCGCGCActccgctactctccgcaataaatgtaaaaaaataacattgccaGAGATTTGTCAAAACATAACTACCTACATCGAAAATCATATTGCAGTAAATTTCGAATCACTTCGCTGAAACGGCTATTTCAATTCTTCTTTACAACGAAGAACATCCAATTCATGG contains:
- the LOC130649554 gene encoding fibrinogen-like protein A, whose protein sequence is MVNWRHLLFKMHALKELLLVLLKLSLFAENVAQDCPQMGHFKRAANVRLNTTSTNVIRTVTETAVEDCLGSCFVDNGNCKSIVGVEVSPNVVHCQLLRINAFELPAYIEQAVNIHTFFQVPCDNPSPSIFGLLIANARDCKDVYDAGFTNDGIYQVIINNKRVHVLCDMNYLGGGWTVILKRFDGSLNFKRNWDAFKFGFGNLTSEFWFGNLPIQDLTEQQENEIVFILKTFASEEPYYAFYDKFHLQGVNFTLKVGSYVAHFGQLQAGDSLYYHNNTQFATHDRDNDHFCASFYGAWWMDYCFMATFFGEYANETCHADGYCMHWNTLIDINLSLKSATAMIRKKQL